A single window of Mycolicibacterium madagascariense DNA harbors:
- a CDS encoding carbohydrate ABC transporter permease, whose amino-acid sequence MTTQTSTAPATSPQQPQRTRARTLPQVPTWRRKLRPYLLSIPALVIVVGILYPFVVGAYYAFLNYAAVNPHPHFVWFDNFTSVLGDQVFWSSVKTTAIFAVAATAVETVLGVGLALLLNRSSIVGKIFEKVLILPLMIAPVIAGVIWKLMFNPQFGILNHVLGLGNTFDWLSSSHALFSVVLVDLWIFTPFVAILVLAGIRSLPKEPFEASEVDGASWFYMFRKLMLPMLWPYILVAVIFRFMDNLKVFDHIYVLTAGGPGVATRTLQIGAFEDSIINLDYSRGSTYMLLLWIIVFITARYLVSVLGKAQRRAAGAES is encoded by the coding sequence ATGACAACCCAGACATCCACGGCGCCCGCTACGTCGCCGCAGCAGCCGCAGCGCACCCGGGCCCGCACGCTGCCCCAGGTCCCGACGTGGCGGCGCAAGCTGCGGCCCTACCTCCTGTCGATCCCCGCACTGGTGATCGTCGTCGGCATCCTCTATCCCTTCGTGGTCGGCGCGTACTACGCGTTCCTCAACTACGCAGCGGTCAACCCGCACCCACACTTCGTGTGGTTCGACAACTTCACGTCCGTGCTGGGCGATCAGGTGTTCTGGTCGAGTGTGAAGACCACGGCGATCTTCGCCGTCGCGGCGACCGCGGTCGAGACGGTCCTCGGCGTCGGCCTGGCCCTGCTGCTCAACCGGTCCAGCATCGTCGGCAAGATCTTCGAGAAGGTCCTGATCCTGCCGCTGATGATCGCCCCGGTGATCGCGGGCGTGATCTGGAAGCTGATGTTCAACCCCCAGTTCGGCATCCTGAATCACGTGCTGGGACTGGGTAATACGTTCGACTGGCTGTCGAGTTCGCACGCCCTGTTCTCGGTGGTGCTGGTCGACCTGTGGATCTTCACCCCGTTCGTCGCCATCCTGGTGCTGGCGGGCATCCGCTCGCTACCCAAGGAGCCGTTCGAGGCGTCCGAAGTCGACGGCGCCAGTTGGTTCTACATGTTCCGCAAGCTGATGCTGCCGATGCTGTGGCCCTACATCCTGGTCGCCGTCATCTTCCGGTTCATGGACAACCTCAAGGTGTTCGACCACATCTACGTCCTCACCGCGGGTGGCCCCGGCGTGGCGACCCGCACCCTGCAGATCGGTGCCTTCGAGGACTCGATCATCAACCTGGACTACTCCCGGGGCAGCACCTACATGCTGCTGCTCTGGATCATCGTGTTCATCACCGCTCGCTATCTGGTGAGCGTGCTCGGCAAGGCGCAGCGTCGTGCTGCGGGAGCGGAGTCCTAA
- a CDS encoding carbohydrate ABC transporter permease, with translation MAFTKFKPTRSELLPGQKRFGVGSVVADVGLVGWFVFSLFPIVWMVILALKNAQEQTTTYFQFSPTWSNFATVVSDKGTRMTSVDFKTALLTSLLNCGGAVIVSLVIGIPAAYAAGRWKYRGSNDLMFQMLSFRFAPELMVIVPLFVIYNQIGLFDTKVGMIWVLQLVTMPLVVWILRSYFEDLPEDLEQAALLDGYTRSRAFVMVALPIVRPGIAAAALLAFIFAWNNYVFPLILADSNAGTVTVAITKFLGGGGQAYYNLTAAAAIIAALPPLILALTIQRYLVRGLSFGAVKA, from the coding sequence ATGGCCTTCACCAAGTTCAAGCCGACCCGCAGTGAACTGCTGCCCGGTCAGAAGCGGTTCGGCGTGGGATCGGTCGTCGCCGACGTCGGTCTCGTCGGCTGGTTCGTCTTCTCGCTGTTCCCGATCGTGTGGATGGTGATCCTCGCGCTGAAGAACGCGCAGGAGCAGACCACCACCTACTTCCAGTTCAGCCCCACGTGGTCCAACTTCGCGACCGTGGTGTCCGACAAGGGCACTCGGATGACGAGCGTGGACTTCAAGACCGCGCTGCTGACCAGTCTGCTCAACTGCGGCGGGGCCGTGATCGTCTCGCTGGTGATCGGCATTCCGGCGGCGTATGCGGCCGGCCGGTGGAAGTACCGGGGCAGCAACGACCTGATGTTCCAGATGCTGTCGTTCCGCTTCGCGCCGGAGCTGATGGTCATCGTGCCGCTGTTCGTCATCTACAACCAGATCGGTCTCTTCGACACCAAGGTCGGCATGATCTGGGTCCTGCAGTTGGTCACGATGCCGCTGGTGGTGTGGATCCTGCGCTCCTACTTCGAAGACCTGCCGGAGGATCTCGAGCAGGCTGCGCTCCTGGACGGCTACACGCGATCTAGGGCCTTCGTCATGGTGGCACTACCCATCGTGCGCCCCGGCATCGCGGCGGCGGCGCTGCTGGCGTTCATCTTCGCCTGGAACAACTACGTCTTCCCGCTGATCCTCGCCGACAGCAATGCGGGCACCGTGACCGTCGCCATCACCAAGTTCCTCGGCGGTGGCGGCCAGGCCTACTACAACCTGACCGCGGCGGCGGCGATCATCGCGGCCCTACCGCCGCTGATACTGGCGCTCACCATCCAGCGATACCTGGTGCGGGGCTTGTCCTTTGGGGCGGTGAAGGCCTGA
- a CDS encoding ABC transporter ATP-binding protein has product MATVSLKGLSKSYGKTRGVSDLTVDIADGEFFVILGPSGAGKTTTLKSVAGLVDVDGGSVTIGGNDVTLVEPYHRNVAMAFESYALYPQKTVGENLASPLKSGRTGKYTDAQQRERIDQVTTTLGINHLLKRFPRELSNGQRQRVALGRVLVRPADVYLLDEPLSHLDAKLRAAMRAELKQLGAMSKTTTVYVTHDYQEALALGDRIAVLRDGSLVQIGTPEEIWRRPADTFVARALGQPEINLLDGEVEDGRIRVGSGAFDLPVPAGLTVRGGDRVRVGLRPCDIHVVRGETGSAPITGSVVLAERLGRNIELTVDTGGEQLIVLTSGRDGVDEGATVAMTVADDDVHVFAPGEGDTARLGADDRDLEAAR; this is encoded by the coding sequence ATGGCCACCGTATCGCTCAAGGGCCTGTCCAAGTCCTACGGCAAGACGCGCGGGGTCAGCGACCTCACGGTCGACATCGCCGACGGTGAGTTCTTCGTCATCCTCGGCCCCAGCGGCGCGGGCAAGACGACGACCCTCAAGTCGGTGGCCGGCCTGGTGGACGTCGACGGCGGATCCGTCACGATCGGGGGCAACGACGTCACGCTCGTCGAGCCCTACCACCGCAACGTCGCGATGGCGTTCGAGAGCTATGCCCTCTATCCCCAGAAGACGGTCGGCGAGAATCTGGCGTCACCGCTCAAGTCCGGTCGGACGGGCAAGTACACCGACGCCCAGCAGCGCGAGCGCATCGACCAGGTCACCACGACGCTCGGAATCAACCACTTGCTCAAGCGCTTTCCGCGGGAGCTGTCCAACGGGCAGCGCCAGCGCGTCGCGCTCGGCCGGGTGCTGGTCCGGCCGGCCGACGTGTACCTGCTCGACGAACCGCTGAGCCACCTGGACGCCAAGCTGCGCGCCGCGATGCGCGCCGAGCTCAAACAGCTTGGCGCCATGTCGAAGACGACCACCGTGTACGTCACCCACGACTACCAGGAGGCGCTGGCGCTCGGTGACCGCATCGCGGTGCTGAGAGACGGCTCGCTGGTCCAGATCGGCACGCCGGAGGAGATCTGGCGCCGTCCCGCGGACACCTTCGTGGCCCGCGCGCTCGGTCAGCCGGAGATCAACCTCCTCGACGGCGAGGTCGAGGACGGCCGGATCAGGGTCGGATCGGGCGCGTTCGACCTGCCCGTGCCCGCCGGGCTGACCGTCCGCGGCGGCGATCGCGTCCGAGTCGGCCTGCGGCCGTGCGACATTCACGTCGTCCGCGGCGAGACCGGGTCGGCTCCGATCACCGGCAGCGTCGTGCTGGCCGAGCGGCTGGGCCGCAACATCGAGCTCACCGTCGACACCGGTGGCGAGCAGTTGATCGTGCTGACCTCGGGACGCGACGGCGTCGACGAGGGTGCGACGGTGGCCATGACGGTCGCCGACGACGACGTCCACGTGTTCGCCCCGGGGGAGGGCGACACCGCCCGGCTGGGCGCCGACGACCGAGATCTGGAGGCTGCACGGTGA
- a CDS encoding ABC transporter ATP-binding protein: protein MTATTTDVPKTTTAQSLTLTDLVKTYASRGRESVTAVKGIDLAIEAGELVALLGPSGCGKTTTLRMIAGLETVTSGSIRIGDREISQLPASKRGIGVGFESYALYPPLSVRENLLYGLKARKVKGAEQMVASISSRLEMDELMDLRPAGLSSGQKQRVALARALVRNPPVLLLDEPLSHLDASARQRVRRELKVLQREFGYTTIVVTHDQVEALSLADRLAVMDAGVVQQFGTPDEVFDDPANLFVAEFVGEPQINVLRGVTKHVDGRVHVEIGSRAGALATAVTDVPDGTAVSVGIRPQDCTLSADGPGLRTTVAYFEHLLEFGLATSTVAGIEEGIVVQTPAQEVYEPEQEVVIGAPPERVYLFDADTGERLR from the coding sequence GTGACCGCGACCACGACCGACGTCCCGAAGACGACCACCGCTCAGAGCCTGACGCTGACCGACCTGGTGAAGACCTACGCCTCCCGGGGGCGCGAAAGCGTCACGGCGGTCAAGGGAATCGACCTGGCGATCGAGGCGGGCGAACTGGTCGCGCTGCTGGGTCCCTCCGGGTGCGGGAAGACGACGACGCTGCGCATGATCGCCGGGCTGGAGACGGTGACGAGCGGCTCGATCCGCATCGGCGACCGCGAGATCTCCCAACTGCCCGCCTCCAAGCGCGGCATCGGCGTCGGGTTCGAGAGCTACGCGCTCTACCCGCCGCTGTCGGTGCGCGAGAACCTGCTCTACGGGTTGAAGGCGCGCAAGGTCAAGGGCGCCGAGCAGATGGTGGCCAGCATCAGCAGCCGCCTCGAGATGGACGAGCTGATGGACCTGCGGCCTGCGGGTCTGTCGAGCGGCCAGAAGCAGCGCGTCGCGCTGGCCCGCGCGCTGGTGCGCAATCCGCCGGTGCTGTTGCTCGACGAACCGCTGAGCCATCTCGACGCCTCTGCGCGGCAACGGGTTCGGCGGGAACTGAAGGTGCTGCAGCGGGAGTTCGGCTACACCACGATCGTGGTGACGCACGACCAGGTCGAGGCGCTGTCGCTGGCCGACCGCCTCGCCGTGATGGACGCCGGTGTCGTGCAGCAGTTCGGGACGCCCGACGAGGTGTTCGACGACCCCGCCAACCTGTTCGTCGCCGAGTTCGTCGGCGAACCCCAGATCAACGTGCTGCGCGGAGTGACCAAGCACGTCGACGGCCGCGTACACGTCGAGATCGGTTCTCGCGCAGGCGCTTTGGCGACCGCCGTGACCGACGTCCCCGACGGGACCGCGGTGTCGGTGGGAATCCGGCCGCAGGACTGCACCCTGTCGGCGGACGGTCCCGGGCTGCGCACCACGGTCGCGTACTTCGAGCACCTCCTGGAGTTCGGGTTGGCGACGAGTACCGTGGCGGGCATCGAGGAGGGCATCGTCGTGCAGACCCCGGCGCAGGAGGTCTACGAGCCCGAGCAGGAGGTCGTCATCGGGGCCCCGCCCGAACGGGTGTACCTGTTCGACGCCGACACCGGAGAGCGATTGCGATGA
- a CDS encoding dihydroxyacetone kinase family protein, which produces MTTLFNDPARFTEDMLVGFLDANAGYVAGVPGGVVRARETPPGKVAVVIGGGSGHYPAFCGTVGVGFADGAVVGNIFTSPSAEEAASVARAAHGDAGVLLTTGNYAGDVMNFGLAVTQLRSEGIDAHYFAVTDDVASAPKGEESKRRGIAGDFTVFKCASAAAEDGLDLQGVIRVAEASNAATRTLGVAFDGCTLPGADHPLFTVPEGHMGVGLGIHGEPGVRDEPLPTADELAATLVDGVLGDAPATDSTRLAVILNGLGRTKYEELFVVWGTVARLLRERGYEVVEPEVGELVTSLDMAGCSLTVMWLDDELERYWRAPADCPAYRKGVARQGDSGERRVDAAASAAAPTQDVAALADDEGRAGGRFVVTALNAIADVLADAEDELGRIDAVAGDGDHGRGMVKGSSAARVAAAEASDAGAGQGSVLAAAGKEWAAKAGGTSGVLWGALLAAVGARLGDTGRPDPATVGAAMRDGYDALIQLGGAAPGDKTMLDAMLPFVDDLQHRIADGASWRDAWRAAADTATDAAAATADMRPKVGRARPLADRSVGTPDAGATSLAMCAHAVADCFALTAKGDGS; this is translated from the coding sequence ATGACCACGTTGTTCAACGATCCGGCGCGGTTCACCGAGGACATGCTGGTCGGGTTCCTCGACGCCAACGCGGGTTACGTCGCCGGGGTCCCCGGCGGCGTGGTGCGCGCGCGGGAGACGCCGCCGGGCAAGGTTGCGGTCGTCATCGGCGGCGGGTCGGGCCACTATCCGGCGTTCTGCGGGACCGTCGGGGTGGGTTTCGCCGACGGCGCGGTCGTCGGCAACATTTTCACCTCGCCGTCGGCCGAGGAGGCCGCGTCCGTGGCCCGCGCCGCGCACGGCGACGCGGGCGTGCTGCTCACCACCGGCAACTACGCGGGTGACGTGATGAACTTCGGCCTCGCGGTGACGCAGCTGCGCAGCGAGGGCATCGACGCGCACTACTTCGCCGTCACCGACGACGTCGCCAGCGCGCCGAAGGGCGAGGAGTCCAAGAGGCGGGGCATCGCCGGCGACTTCACGGTCTTCAAGTGCGCGTCCGCCGCCGCCGAGGACGGCCTGGACCTCCAGGGCGTCATCCGCGTCGCAGAGGCGTCGAACGCGGCGACGCGGACACTCGGCGTGGCGTTCGACGGATGCACGCTGCCCGGCGCGGACCACCCGCTCTTCACGGTCCCCGAGGGCCACATGGGCGTCGGTCTCGGCATCCACGGCGAGCCGGGCGTGCGCGACGAGCCGTTGCCCACGGCGGACGAACTCGCCGCCACGCTCGTCGACGGCGTCCTCGGTGACGCACCGGCCACCGACTCGACCCGCCTCGCGGTGATCCTCAACGGGCTGGGCCGCACCAAGTACGAGGAGCTTTTCGTGGTGTGGGGCACCGTCGCGCGGCTGTTGCGCGAGCGCGGCTACGAGGTCGTCGAGCCCGAGGTGGGCGAGCTCGTCACCAGCCTGGACATGGCGGGGTGCTCGCTGACCGTGATGTGGCTCGACGACGAACTCGAGAGGTACTGGCGGGCACCGGCCGACTGTCCCGCATATCGCAAGGGCGTTGCACGACAAGGGGATTCGGGGGAGCGTCGCGTCGATGCCGCCGCGTCGGCCGCGGCCCCGACCCAGGACGTGGCCGCGCTCGCCGACGACGAGGGCCGGGCCGGCGGACGGTTCGTCGTGACGGCGCTGAACGCGATCGCCGACGTGCTGGCCGACGCCGAGGACGAACTGGGTCGCATCGACGCGGTCGCCGGCGACGGCGACCACGGCCGCGGCATGGTCAAGGGTTCGTCGGCCGCGCGCGTCGCCGCGGCCGAGGCGTCCGACGCCGGTGCCGGTCAGGGCTCGGTGCTCGCCGCGGCGGGCAAGGAGTGGGCCGCCAAGGCGGGCGGCACCTCCGGGGTGCTGTGGGGTGCGCTGCTCGCCGCGGTGGGCGCTCGACTCGGGGACACCGGCCGACCCGACCCGGCCACCGTGGGCGCGGCGATGCGCGACGGCTACGACGCGTTGATCCAGCTCGGCGGCGCCGCGCCGGGGGACAAGACGATGCTCGACGCGATGCTGCCGTTCGTCGACGACCTGCAGCACCGGATCGCCGACGGCGCGTCGTGGCGCGACGCCTGGCGGGCGGCCGCCGACACGGCGACCGACGCCGCGGCCGCCACCGCCGACATGCGGCCCAAGGTGGGGCGCGCGCGCCCGCTGGCCGACCGCAGCGTCGGGACCCCGGACGCCGGCGCCACGTCCCTGGCGATGTGCGCGCACGCGGTCGCCGATTGCTTCGCACTGACTGCCAAGGGAGATGGCTCGTGA
- a CDS encoding ribose-5-phosphate isomerase: protein MTGWRIVVGSDDAGYEYKEALKGDLLADDRVAEVTDVGVGPDENTAYPHVAVAAARMVAEGRADRALLLCGTGLGVAISANKVPGIRAVTAHDGFSVERSVLSNNAQVLCFGQRVIGLELARRLAREWLGYEFDPTSASAEKVDAICGYDPVAP from the coding sequence GTGACCGGATGGCGGATCGTCGTCGGATCGGACGACGCGGGATATGAGTACAAGGAGGCCCTCAAGGGCGACCTGCTGGCCGACGACCGCGTCGCCGAGGTGACCGACGTCGGCGTGGGCCCGGACGAGAACACCGCCTATCCGCACGTCGCGGTCGCGGCGGCACGGATGGTGGCCGAGGGCCGGGCCGACCGGGCACTGCTCCTGTGCGGAACCGGTCTCGGCGTCGCGATCAGCGCGAACAAGGTGCCCGGCATCCGGGCGGTCACGGCCCACGACGGCTTCTCGGTCGAACGTTCGGTGCTGTCCAACAACGCTCAGGTGCTGTGCTTCGGGCAGCGCGTCATCGGTCTGGAACTCGCCCGTCGGCTCGCCAGGGAATGGCTCGGCTACGAGTTCGACCCGACCAGCGCCAGTGCCGAGAAGGTCGATGCGATCTGCGGCTACGACCCCGTCGCGCCCTGA
- a CDS encoding GNAT family N-acetyltransferase — MSTASVLIAHEDTTAAAGTPRYTLLLSTDPTLVEDAQRLRYEVFTSEPGFDLSNGHDHGRDADRFDEFCDHLLVREDGSGELVGCYRMLPPPGAIAAGGLYSATEFDVTELDPLRPSLVEMGRAVVRADHRNGGVVLLMWAGILAYLDRCGYDYVTGCVSVPVAGGTAEKPGAQIRAVRDFVRTRHASDYTVVPHRPVVLDGRGLDDIAPPAKVDVPPLMRGYLRLGAKVCGEPAHDPDFGVGDFPALLDKRQADVRYLQRLRSVSTATNAANR; from the coding sequence ATGAGCACCGCGTCCGTACTCATCGCCCACGAGGACACCACCGCAGCGGCGGGAACGCCGCGCTACACCCTGCTGCTCAGCACCGACCCCACGCTCGTCGAGGACGCGCAGCGACTGCGCTACGAGGTGTTCACCTCCGAACCCGGCTTCGATCTGAGCAACGGCCACGACCACGGGCGCGACGCCGACCGGTTCGACGAGTTCTGTGACCACCTCCTGGTACGGGAGGACGGCTCGGGCGAACTCGTGGGCTGCTATCGCATGCTGCCGCCGCCGGGCGCGATCGCCGCGGGCGGGTTGTACAGCGCCACCGAGTTCGACGTCACCGAGCTGGACCCGCTGCGCCCCAGCCTCGTCGAGATGGGTCGTGCCGTCGTCAGGGCCGACCACCGCAACGGCGGCGTGGTGCTGCTGATGTGGGCGGGCATCCTGGCCTACCTGGACCGGTGCGGCTACGACTACGTCACCGGCTGCGTGTCGGTACCGGTCGCCGGTGGCACCGCGGAGAAGCCCGGCGCGCAGATCCGCGCCGTGCGCGACTTCGTGCGGACCCGCCATGCCAGCGACTACACGGTGGTGCCGCACCGGCCCGTCGTCCTGGACGGCAGGGGGCTCGACGACATCGCCCCGCCCGCCAAGGTCGACGTGCCGCCGCTCATGCGGGGCTACCTGCGCCTCGGCGCCAAGGTGTGCGGCGAGCCGGCCCACGATCCCGACTTCGGGGTCGGCGACTTCCCGGCGCTGCTCGACAAGCGCCAGGCCGACGTCCGCTACCTGCAGCGGTTGCGCTCGGTGTCCACGGCGACGAACGCGGCGAACCGATGA
- a CDS encoding lysophospholipid acyltransferase family protein: MSSHQVLRESPWLPRSTCDASCVRTETVGRGLHRVLAVARTVLRVLCAVVLLPAAALLALPLPGKARVQRLYCRLMLRSLGVRISITGGPIRNLRGVLVVSGHVSWVDVFVIGAVLPGSFVARADLIEWPALGFLARLMKVIPIERSSLRRLPDVVRAVTERLGAGHTVVAFPEGTTWCGLGYGSFRPAMFQAAIDAGRPVQPLALTYRHRDGAPSTIPAFIGDDSLVASARRVVTARRTTCHVRVQSLELPGQDRRELAHRCEAAVRGAAPIGVRSGAGHALVA, translated from the coding sequence ATGAGCAGCCATCAGGTGCTGCGTGAGAGTCCGTGGCTGCCCCGGTCGACCTGTGATGCGTCCTGCGTGCGCACCGAGACCGTCGGCCGCGGACTGCACCGCGTGCTGGCCGTCGCCCGCACCGTCCTGCGGGTGCTGTGCGCGGTGGTGCTCCTGCCCGCCGCGGCGCTGCTCGCGCTCCCGCTGCCCGGCAAGGCGCGCGTGCAGCGCCTCTACTGCCGACTGATGCTGCGCAGCCTCGGCGTGCGGATCAGCATCACGGGTGGTCCCATCCGCAACCTGCGTGGCGTCCTGGTGGTCAGCGGTCACGTGTCCTGGGTCGACGTCTTCGTCATCGGCGCCGTGCTGCCCGGCTCGTTCGTCGCCAGGGCCGATCTGATCGAATGGCCCGCCCTGGGCTTCCTCGCCCGCCTGATGAAGGTCATACCCATCGAGCGGTCCAGCCTGCGCCGGCTGCCCGACGTGGTGCGCGCCGTCACCGAACGGCTCGGCGCCGGGCACACCGTCGTCGCGTTTCCCGAGGGCACGACCTGGTGCGGACTCGGCTACGGCAGCTTCCGGCCCGCGATGTTCCAGGCCGCCATCGACGCCGGCAGGCCCGTACAGCCCCTGGCCCTGACCTACCGGCACCGCGACGGCGCGCCCTCGACGATCCCGGCGTTCATCGGTGACGATTCGCTGGTGGCCTCGGCGCGGCGGGTCGTCACGGCGCGGCGGACCACCTGCCACGTCCGGGTGCAGTCACTCGAGTTGCCAGGGCAGGACCGGCGGGAGCTGGCGCACCGATGCGAGGCGGCCGTGCGGGGCGCTGCGCCGATCGGGGTCCGTAGCGGGGCGGGGCACGCGCTCGTCGCCTGA
- a CDS encoding cysteine desulfurase family protein, producing MSAVYLDHAATTPMHPAAIEAMTAALATVGNASSLHTTGRAARRRMEEARETLARLLGARPSEIVFTAGGTESDNLAVKGIFWARRDADPKRRRIITSPVEHHAILDAVDWLVEHEGAEVTWLPVTPDGAVATTALREALEDHDDVALVTIMWANNEVGTIMPIAELAAIASEFDVPMHSDAIQAVGQLPVDFAASGLSAMSIAAHKFGGPTGVGALLLRRDTACVPLLHGGGQERDVRSGTPDVAGAVAMAAAAVVAVDGLEANRARISALRDRLIDGVLASLDDVDLNGADGDGRLPGNTHFTFRGCEGDALLMLLDAKGIECSTGSACTAGVAQPSHVLIAMGADPASAKGSLRLSLGHTSTDADVEAALAVLPAAVDRARQAALASAGRK from the coding sequence ATGAGTGCCGTCTATCTGGATCACGCCGCCACCACCCCGATGCACCCCGCTGCCATCGAGGCCATGACGGCGGCGCTGGCCACCGTCGGCAACGCATCGTCGCTGCACACGACGGGTCGAGCGGCCCGCCGTCGGATGGAGGAGGCCCGCGAGACGCTGGCCCGTTTGCTCGGCGCCAGACCCTCCGAGATCGTCTTCACCGCGGGCGGCACCGAGAGCGACAACCTCGCCGTGAAGGGCATCTTCTGGGCGCGCCGGGACGCCGACCCGAAGCGGCGCCGAATCATCACCAGCCCCGTCGAACACCACGCCATCCTCGACGCGGTCGACTGGCTCGTCGAGCACGAGGGCGCCGAGGTGACGTGGTTGCCGGTGACCCCCGACGGGGCCGTCGCCACGACGGCGCTGCGCGAGGCGCTCGAGGACCACGACGACGTCGCGCTCGTCACGATCATGTGGGCCAACAACGAGGTCGGCACGATCATGCCGATCGCCGAACTGGCCGCGATCGCCTCGGAGTTCGACGTGCCCATGCACAGCGACGCGATCCAGGCGGTGGGTCAGTTGCCGGTCGACTTCGCGGCCAGTGGCCTCTCGGCGATGAGCATCGCCGCCCACAAGTTCGGTGGCCCGACCGGTGTCGGCGCCCTGCTGCTGCGCCGCGACACGGCCTGCGTGCCGCTGCTGCACGGCGGCGGCCAGGAGCGCGACGTGCGTTCGGGCACACCGGATGTCGCGGGCGCGGTGGCGATGGCCGCGGCGGCCGTCGTGGCCGTCGACGGGCTCGAGGCCAACCGCGCCAGGATCTCGGCGCTGCGCGACAGGCTCATCGACGGGGTCCTCGCCTCGCTCGACGACGTCGACCTCAACGGCGCCGACGGCGACGGACGGCTACCGGGCAACACGCACTTCACCTTTCGCGGCTGCGAAGGCGATGCACTGCTGATGTTGTTGGACGCCAAGGGAATCGAGTGCTCCACCGGATCGGCCTGTACCGCCGGGGTGGCGCAGCCGTCACACGTCCTCATCGCCATGGGCGCCGACCCGGCCAGCGCCAAGGGATCGCTGCGACTGTCGTTGGGACACACCAGCACCGACGCCGACGTCGAGGCGGCGCTCGCCGTGCTGCCCGCCGCCGTCGACCGGGCCCGGCAGGCGGCCCTGGCCAGCGCGGGGCGGAAGTGA
- the mnmA gene encoding tRNA 2-thiouridine(34) synthase MnmA: MTKRVLVAMSGGVDSSVAAARMVDAGHDVVGVHLALSSSPGTLRTGSRGCCSKEDAGDARRVADILGIPFYVWDFADRFKEDVIDDFVASYARGETPNPCVRCNEKIKFSALSARALALGFDALATGHYARLTDGRLRRAVDSDKDQSYVLGVLTEDQLATAIFPIGDTPKPQIREEAARRGLAVAAKPDSHDICFIPSGDTRAFLGARIGVRRGAVIDGGGSVLAEHDGVHGFTIGQRKGLGIAGPGPDGRPRYVTAIDADTGTVHVGDATDLEVRTLVGERPVFTSGAPMAGPVECEVQVRAHGGLAAAVAEVRDGRLVAELRSPLRGVAPGQTMVLYRPDPDGDEVLASATIARADA; this comes from the coding sequence GTGACCAAGCGGGTCCTCGTCGCGATGAGCGGCGGCGTCGACTCATCGGTGGCCGCGGCCCGCATGGTCGACGCCGGGCACGACGTCGTCGGCGTGCATCTGGCGCTGTCGTCGTCGCCGGGCACGCTGCGCACCGGATCGCGCGGATGCTGCTCCAAGGAGGACGCCGGGGACGCGCGCCGGGTCGCCGACATCCTCGGCATCCCCTTCTACGTATGGGATTTCGCCGATCGCTTCAAGGAGGACGTGATCGACGACTTCGTCGCGTCCTACGCCAGGGGCGAGACGCCCAACCCGTGCGTGCGGTGCAACGAGAAGATCAAGTTCTCCGCCCTGTCGGCCCGTGCCCTCGCGCTCGGCTTCGACGCGCTGGCCACCGGCCACTACGCCAGGCTCACCGACGGTCGGCTGCGCCGGGCCGTCGACTCCGACAAGGACCAGTCCTACGTCCTCGGCGTCCTCACCGAGGATCAGTTGGCGACCGCGATCTTTCCGATCGGCGACACCCCCAAACCGCAGATCCGCGAAGAGGCCGCCCGGCGCGGGCTGGCCGTCGCCGCCAAGCCGGACAGCCACGACATCTGCTTCATCCCGTCCGGTGACACCCGGGCATTCCTCGGCGCGCGCATCGGCGTGCGCCGCGGCGCGGTGATCGACGGTGGTGGCTCGGTATTGGCCGAACACGATGGCGTGCATGGCTTTACGATCGGCCAGCGCAAGGGCCTCGGCATCGCGGGCCCCGGGCCCGACGGCCGCCCGCGCTACGTCACGGCGATCGACGCCGACACGGGCACCGTGCACGTCGGCGACGCCACCGACCTCGAGGTGCGGACCCTGGTGGGGGAGCGGCCCGTCTTCACCTCGGGCGCGCCGATGGCCGGACCCGTCGAGTGCGAGGTCCAGGTTCGCGCGCACGGCGGCCTGGCCGCCGCGGTCGCCGAGGTCCGCGACGGCAGGCTCGTCGCGGAGCTGCGCAGCCCGCTGCGGGGGGTGGCCCCCGGCCAGACGATGGTGCTCTACCGTCCCGACCCCGACGGTGACGAGGTGCTCGCCAGCGCGACGATCGCCCGCGCCGACGCCTAG